TATGTTGTTGTCTGTCGCATGGGTTGTCTATGTCCATTGCCGATTCCTATTTTGGCATGGCCTTTGTGTGGCTTTTCTGTTTGTTGTGAGAGGGACAGTTCACAGCCGTGTGAGAGGAACAAGGGACAATAGTTTGGCTTGACATCAGCCCCAGTTGGCATGCCAACTCGGAGAGATATCGAGTATAGGCCTCTAGTAATGACAAGAAATTGTGATGAGCGATTGCATGTTTTCAGATAATAAAATATAGGTATATAATAAATAGCTAAGACTTAGAATGGGGCTGTTGAAATGTTGAGATATTGCTACGTTTTGATGTTATGTTGATCCCATTTTTGCATTAACACAACCCAAAACATTTTAATTGATGTATTTAATAATTTATTGTGGCTATCATTGATTTGATGTCTCGGATATAGGCTACAGAAAAAACTGCCTCCATTCTGTAAagttatatagatatagatatagatattgatatactttgtgtgtgtgtgtgtgtttgtgtgtgtgtgcgtgtgcatgcgtatatatatactgtatatatatacacacaaacacaaacagcatatatatatatatatatatacactgtacacacatatatataaacAGTTGTTTCATTAGGCCTACCTGTTTATCATATTAAGACTCAAGGAGGGCTCTGCTCTCTCTTTCAAGGAGGGCTGCTGATCCATCTGGAGGGTTTCTGTGGAAACGCAGAGGATACCATGGTAACGTTAACGGGGGTTACCCAGGAAACTGTAGTCGTCATGGAGACTGCATCACAAGGCTCAGTGGCATCCAGGAGGCGGGACTTTGCTGTTCTTCATTCTTCCATCCAAGCGCACTATATGCAATGTGTCCATGTCTTCATCATTGTGCTCACACTATCCTCCATGATGGAAATAGTCttgaagtcatgttttgtaggAAAATAAATTCCATGTAGTCCTGATGACGTCTTTGGATGGAATTTTGATCAGATACATTAATTACCAAGGATTAGTACCACCATCAATTGTAGGCTATACACATATTTTAGCCCATTTAATGGGTAATGATATATTTAAATTATATGGAGATATTTGATCAAAGACATTCCCGAGTCTTGATACTttcatttttttgttttatttggtATAGGCTGTAATGCTAAAAGCCTGCTCTCGTAGGCTATGATACTGTATGTCCATGATATTTCCATTACGCATAGGTTGCCCATTCAAGCATAGCCTATGTGTGTCATCATCCGATGTAAGCAACGTCATACAGACATTGTAGATTATATTGCAATTCATGACAAGACTGAACACTGATAAGCCAACGAACTTTTCCCCTCAAAAAACACGACAACACTGTTTCGATTCGGGAATAAATATGCAACACGTACAACCTACCGAACTACCGAACATCAACACCTGTTTTGGACTCAAGGACGAATTGAAAGATCACAGTACGTTTGGCAAACTGTGTGGCACACTAGCACACTCCACCTGACAGATATGCACCGACACATCACGATTAGCTAGCTATCATAGAAAAAATAGTAGTCGCAACTCTATTTCTCTATCACATAAAGTGAAAGCATTTACACGTCCGTGAATATCTTTTTGATGTTCACGCAGTTTTGGTTATTCTCATTGGTGAAGTTGGGCTGTTTATACCCACTGTTGATGCCCTCCTCTATAACCATATATTCTGACTTGCTCAGAGATGACGTGCTACGAGTCCTTTTCAGCTCCTCTGTTGCTGAGTGTATGTGCTCGCAGCTGCTGACATGCAAGTACTGTGCGTGCTCTTCTCCATCAGTCTCCCTATGGTAAAAGTAATTGAAGTTGGAGACAATAACCGGCACAGGGAGAGCGATAGTCAACACTCCGGCAATAGCACACAATGACCCAACAATTTTGCCACCAATTGTCACAGGGTGCATGTCTCCATAGCCGACAGTAGTCATGGTGACCACAGCCCACCAGAACGCATCTGGGATGCTTGTGAAACTGGAGGAGGGGTCATCAGCCTCGGCAAAATAAACAGCACTGGAGAAAAGGATAACTCCAATAAAAAGGAAAAATATCAACAGTCCAAGTTCCCTCATGCTGGCCTTTAGTGTCTGCCCTAAAATCTGTAGCCCCTTAGAGTGCCTGGAGAGCTTGAAGATGCGAAAGACTCTCACGAGCCTTATCACTCTGAGAATGGCCAGGGACATGGCTTGCTGACCGTTACCCTGCTTCTCAGCCAGTTCTGTCCCCAAAGTGATAAAGTAGGGAAATATGGCGACAATGTCGATGATGTTCATGATGTTTTTTGAGAACGTGGATTTGCTGGGGCACGCGAAGAACCTGACCAGCAACTCAAAAGAGAACCAAATTATGCAAAGTGTCTCTATCACAAAGAAAGGGTCGGTGAATGGATTTGCGTGGTAGGAGGCCGTCCCATTGACTGTAAGTGCTAACGGGACAGGTTCCCTGTCATCCCGAAACTCAGGCAAGGTCTCTAAACAGAATATAACAATTGATATTAAAATGACAAGCACTGAGACGATAGCTATTCCCCTTGCTGGCCCAGAGCTTTCAGGGTATTCAAACAAAAGCCAAACCTGCTTTTGGAATTCATTACTGGGTAAAATACGTTCCTCTTCTTTTATGAATCCTTCGTCCTCTCGGAATTTTTCCATAGCCTCTTCCCCGAGTTGATAGAAATTGATCTCCTCAGAGAAGATGTCAATGGGCACGTTAACAGGTCTCCGGATGCGCCCTCCTGACTGGTAATAATAGAGAATGGCATCAAAGCTGGGTCGGTTTCTGTCGAAGAAGTACTCGTTCCTCAGTGGGTCAAAGTAACGCATCCTCTTTCTGGGGTCCCCGAGCAACGTTTTCGGAAACTGGTTGAAAGTTTTCAGTTGAGTTTCGAAGCGTAAACCTGAAATATTGATAACCACCCTCTCGCAGCAATCGCGTCCGCCCTCTCGCTCATATCGATCCACGGACAGGTGGCTCGAAAGCGCCACTGACTCCTCCAACATGTTCTCGACTGTCATGAGGCCCTTCTCCGTCTCGAAGTAACCGTGGTTCTCAACGTTGTTGCCTCTTTGTCTCACCGAGCAGGGTGAGTCGATTAGGTTTAAGTGGTCATCCATATAGGCGGTATGGAGAGGGCAGAGTGCGCCGCGCCTCCCCTAGACAAACCCCGATACACGCAGAGCCGACGcgactcccctcccctctcctcatcaTCTCCACTCGTTGCCACTGTGAAGTGTTTCCGCCCCACGAAGCACACACTAGGGTTTCTAAACACAGGTCTATTCCCGCACACGGCGCGCATGTCTGACACACTTCCACCCAGTTGGAACCCAACTTGACATAAACATATAGACACCAGTAGGCGCTGGCCATCTCACTTTGTTTCCATTTTAGCAGATTTACAGGAgccttgctaaagggcacatTGACATATTATTCACCTAGTCAACTCCGGGATTCGAaatagcaacctttcggttactgacccaacgctcttaaccgcttggCTACCTGCACACCTTGTAGACGAGACAGAAACAACACACATGATGAAATGATAACTGCAAGTTCCCAAAATATATCAGGTTCCTATGGTTACCTCATTTGATAGTTTCCCTGATTGAAAACATGATGACAAAACGGATTCACTATCACAAAACCCACTGTCTACTCCCTACCATCAAAATGTATAGCCTAGTACAGAgggaaaaaaaatgttttcctgtGCATTTCTACTGTCTAATATGATGACAATGTCAATTAAATGACAGAACTGTCTATTACAAGGGGCTATAAGTAATTTGTACATTAGATTGACTTGTTTTTGAGAATAGCCTACCATTCAGCCATAACAATAGTCgctctccatggtgctgaaacaaGCGCGCTCCATTCAGTCGACTGATTATACAAATATTACGCGCACGGCCACAAAACATACCTCACTGGCCTCATAGCTCATAATAATTCATGACCAATAATCAGATCAATCTCGTACTCATACCACATACACATTATACCACAATCACTGCTTTTTTAGGCCTAAATTTAGTCGTAATGAAATTAAGTAATACATGATTGCATATTACATATTTTAAGCAGGCCTGCTTCACCAAATGTCACTAACAGTAGGCTACGCTGAATTTTGCCTTCTGTTTCTGTATAAAATGTGTCAGTAATATGTAGGCCTATTGTCCAGACTACCAGTATGCAGTAATAATATTGCTTAAAATGAACCCATTTCTAAGATGTAGCCTAATGACAGTGGCAATATTAGGCATAATATCAATGTTCCCATTTTATCAGAACACAGCCGGCATACAAATGttagatcttaatttgatcaccctgttgtttcAGGACATTTCCAAGTGTAGgctatttgaggtttaaaaaggcttacagtgagggaaaaaagtatttgatcccctgctgattttgtacgtttgcccactgacaaagacatgatcagtct
This window of the Coregonus clupeaformis isolate EN_2021a chromosome 10, ASM2061545v1, whole genome shotgun sequence genome carries:
- the LOC121574904 gene encoding potassium voltage-gated channel subfamily A member 3-like codes for the protein MDDHLNLIDSPCSVRQRGNNVENHGYFETEKGLMTVENMLEESVALSSHLSVDRYEREGGRDCCERVVINISGLRFETQLKTFNQFPKTLLGDPRKRMRYFDPLRNEYFFDRNRPSFDAILYYYQSGGRIRRPVNVPIDIFSEEINFYQLGEEAMEKFREDEGFIKEEERILPSNEFQKQVWLLFEYPESSGPARGIAIVSVLVILISIVIFCLETLPEFRDDREPVPLALTVNGTASYHANPFTDPFFVIETLCIIWFSFELLVRFFACPSKSTFSKNIMNIIDIVAIFPYFITLGTELAEKQGNGQQAMSLAILRVIRLVRVFRIFKLSRHSKGLQILGQTLKASMRELGLLIFFLFIGVILFSSAVYFAEADDPSSSFTSIPDAFWWAVVTMTTVGYGDMHPVTIGGKIVGSLCAIAGVLTIALPVPVIVSNFNYFYHRETDGEEHAQYLHVSSCEHIHSATEELKRTRSTSSLSKSEYMVIEEGINSGYKQPNFTNENNQNCVNIKKIFTDV